The nucleotide sequence TGGCGGAGAATTTATCATAAATGGCGGAGAATAATTTAGAACGAAAGAAAAAAGAGATAAAAGAACGTTTTGATTTCAATAAATTTGAAGATTATATCAAATTTCCAAAATATTTTGAGTTTGAAACAGTAAATGCATGCAATGCAAGATGCAAAATGTGTACCGTAACTCAGTGGGATGGGTACAATCAAAAGGATAAATATAAAAGAGTGGTTAGCGATGAGTTATGGAATAAATTTGTTAAGAATGTACAACCGTACAGTAAATGGATAGAAAAAATTACGCTTACGAGAGATGGTGAAACTCTTTTAGATAGTAAGATTGCAAATCGTATAACTGAGCTGAAAAAGGCGGGTATCAAACAAGTAGTAATTGTAACCAATGCATCTTTATTAAGTCAGAAAAAAAGTATAGAGCTATTAAACTCCGGATTAGATGAAATAATGATCTCTATAGACGGTTTTACAAAACATACCTATGAAAGTATAAGAATAGGATTAAAATATGAAAAAGTACTTCAAAACACATTAAATTTTATCAAAATAAGAGAAAAGCTAAATGCTAACACTACAATAAGAATTAGGCTAATAGAACAAAAAGGAAATATGAAAGAGATAGATAATTTTATTAAATTTTGGAAAAACAATACAAGAAGCAGCGATCAAGTATATTCAATGCCACTCCATAGCTGGGGAAATCAACTTATAAAAGAAAATGAAGAAAAAGTTAAAGAGTGGGGTAAGAAAGCATGTATATCGCCTTTTTCATCAATGGCTATACATTTTGATGGAAGAGTTGGAATGTGTGGTGTAGATTTTAACTGCAAATACAAAACGGGAGATTTAAATTTAAATAGCATAGAAGAGATTTGGCGTGGTGAAATATTCAGTACTATACGATCTAATCATTTAAACTCCAATAGAAATGCCTATGAACTATGCAAAGGCTGCAATCTTTGGGATAGAGTATATAAAAAATAATTGTTATAAAAGATAGTTTTTGATATAATCAGCCAAAAACAGAGGGTAAGATCTTGATACTTTCGGAAAAAACGGCAGATAAAAATGCAAAAACTCCAACATTTTTTATTGGTGAATGTGGCTCTATATCCGAGAAAGATATTAATGAACTAAAAAAATATGCTTTGAAAAATAATACCACAGCAAGACTTAATCTATTTTCTGATAGCACAGATTTATTGCAATATATGTTAATTTTTCATCCGTATAAAAAAGATATAAGATATCAAAAATTTACAGAACAATCTTCAATATATATGGCGTTAGATGGAAATTTTAGTATTACTCTATACAATGATGATATGTCTGTGCAAAATAAAACTATTCTCGGTAAAAATTTAATATCAGCGCTATCCATACCAAAAAATACATTCTATAAAATGGAAATGATAAGCGATCAACTACTTTTCATAGAAATTAGAAATGGACCTTTTAAAAGAGAAAACCAAATAATTATTTAAGGAATAATATGTCAGAAAAACCAAATAAAACAGATATTTGCAGGTTATGCGGAGAGAAAATGCAAGAAGTCGTACAGTTATCTCCTAGCCCAATAGGTGATATTTTTAAAGATACAAAAGAAGAAGCAGCTAAACTAGCAGTATGCGAATATAATTTATTACATTGTAAGCAGTGCAATAATGTGCAAATATCAATAGATCCTACAAATAATATTTATAAAGATTATATATACATATCTAGTACATCAGTTGATTTACAAAATCATTATAAAGCATTAAGTGGAAAACTAGTAAATGAATTAAAAAAAGAACATGCATTTATAGTTGAATTTGGTAGTAATGAAGGACTGCTTTTAGAATTAATAAATGAAGAACTAACAAGAGCATCTATGGGGGGGGGTATTACACAAACATGGGAAATACTAGGCATAGATCCCAGCCCTATGGCAGCAAAAATGGCTAATAAAAAAGGTATTCCTACTATAAATGACTATTTTAGTCAGGATTTAGCTAAAAAAATCAGTTTAGAAAAAGGCAAAGCGGATCTAATAGTGGCAAATTTTGTCATGGCAAACATATCAGATATGCACTCTATAGCTAAGTCTATAGATGAACTGTTAGATAAAGATGGTATTTTTGTTTTTGAAACTGGATATTTATGCGATATATTAAAATTTAATCTTATAGATACGATATACCCAGAACATCTAAACTACTATAGTTTAAGCTCTTTAAAAAAGTATTTAGAAAAGTTTGGACTACGTATATTTAGAGCCGAAAATACTACTGCTAAAGGGGGGGCATTACGCGTATGGGTATGTAAAAATGAATCCAAAATAGCTTTGGAAAATAGCGTACAAATAATAATGGATAAGGAAAATAGCTTTTTTTTAAACCAAAATGTATTCAAAGACTTTCTAAACAGATTAAGCAAATTTAAAGTAGAAGTACAAAATTTAGCTAAGCAGATAAAAGATAAGGAAAAACTCTTAGTTTATGGGGCTAGCATAGGTTGTATAGTTATGATAGAGCAGTTCGAGCTTGGAGAAGAGATAGATTATCTTATAGATGACAATGAGCTTAAGATAGGAAAATTTAGTCCTAGTAGAGCTATAGAAGTAAAATCAAGCGAGTTTTTACTACAATTAGGAGTAAAAAATGTAATAAATTTTGCATGGCGTTTTTGTGAGCCTATAAAACAAAAAAATATAAAATTTTTAGAAAATGGCGGTACAATTTATAATATAAATTTAAAAAATTTGAAGATTGATAAGGTATGAAAATGATTAATTGGTGGAGTAATAATTTTGATGAAAAAGAGATAAAGGCTGTAAGTGATGCCATATTATCAAAATGTATCTCTCAAGGAGAGATAACAGATAAATTCGAAAAAGAGTTGGCAAATTTTTTACAAGTTCCATACTGCATATGTGTGCCAAACGGTACTCAAGCTATAGCACTTAGCTTTATGGCATGCGGAGTCGGATATGGTGATGAAATCATAACATCAAATAGAACTTTTATAGGTACGGCTCATGCTGCCTTAATCCTTGGTGCTAAAATAGTTGCAGTAGATGTAAAAGACGATATGAGCATAGATTATAATTTACTTGAAAATAAAATTACAAATAAAACTAAACTTATAGTTCCAGTACATTTAAATGGAATAGCAAACGATATGGAAGCTATAAGCAAAATTGCAGATGACAACAAAATAACAATAGTCGAAGATGCTTGCCAAGCTTTTGGATCAAAATATAATGGAAAATTTTTAGGTACATTTGGCAGATTTGGATGTTTTTCTTTAGGTATCGCCAAAATTCTTAGTACTGGACAAGGTGGGGTTGTAGCAGCTAACACTGAAGAAGACTATAAGCTATTACAAAAAATACGAAATCAAGGCGTATTTGATGTAAGAAAAGAGCAGAACTATAATATTAAAGCATTTAATTTTAAATTCAATGATATGCAAGCTGCAATAGGTATAGCTCAACTTTCAAAAATTAATGAAAAAATTGAAACATGCAAAGATATTTATCAAACCTATAAAGAGAAGTTAGATGGAAAAATAAACTATGTAAAATGCGACTTAGAATCAACTGTGCCTATGAGATTCTTGATATTGCATCAAAAAAATCAAGAATTAAAAGAATGGCTTATAAATCAAGGTATTGGTTCATCTCTTGATGCACCTTCTCTTAATCTATGTCCGCATTTAAATATAAATGGAAAATATCCTATAAGCGATAAATTCCATAAAGAGATTTTGATACTTCCATCTGGTCCTAGTCAAAAAGTATCAGATATAAAAAAAGTTGCAAATAAGGTTTTAGAGTGGCTAGATGTGTAGTTTTAGGAACTAGCAAATTTACAGCAAGTCTCATATATGGCATTATAGATAGTTTAAATGAAGTATCTTGCGTCATTTCTATGCCTGATTCTAGTAAGCCTGATAACTCATATGATCTAAAAAAAATTTGTGTTCAATTTGGGATTAAATACTATGAATTCGAAGATATAAATTCAGTAGAAGCTATAACTTTAATAAAAAAGATAGATCCTAATTTCATAATATCATCATGGCCAAAAATTATTAAAAATGAAATTTTGAGTTTAGCTTATGTTATAGGCACTCATCCAACCAACCTGCCAAAAGACAGAGGCAGACATCCGCTTCACTGGAATATAATAAGAGGTATTAAAAAATCCAAACTAAGTTTTTTTAAAATGGATAAAAACGTTGATAGCGGAAATTTACTACTTCAACTAAAATATACTATTTCAGAATATGATGATATAAATTCATTAAATCACAAAATAGAGAAATTAGCAAAAACTGGGATTAATAAACTTCTATCTCATGATAAAATAAAAGAAATAGCTCAAAGCGGCAATACAAACTATCTAAGAGCTAGAAATATACACGACTGCTTAATAGATCCCAGAATGGACTATAAAACAATAAACCGTATAGTAAGATCATTTACCAGTCCATATCCATGTGCTAAACTAATAGTAGAAAATCAAATTCTAAATATAAAAAAATGTTGCTTAATTAAGCAAAGAGATAAATTAGGTTACGGAAAAATCTTAAAAGAAAGTACTAATTTTATAATTTTTCAATGCAGTGATAGCGTCATTAAACTATCTTTAGCAAATGGATCAAAATATAGTTATATAGGGGGGGGGTGGATACAAACTCCGAGTTTTTATATCCAAAAATATTCCATCAAACTATAGCTCAAATTTATCAAAAGCAGGTATGACATAATGGAAAAACTTATATCATACCTTTTAATAAAATTTAGCAACCATATATGTATACGATATAGAAGATGGATAGCAATGCATTATCCCAACAAAGAAGTAAGGTTGCATTTTTGGAAAATTTCAAGAGTACAAATAGGTGATAATTCAGAGGCAGCAATGGGGATGCAAGTTATAGACGACTCTGATAATGAAAAATGCCAACTTATAATAGGTAAGAATGTATCGATAGCTGCTGGAGCAACTTTTGTATGCTGTAGCGAACCTAGCTTTTCTTTAAATTTGAAAGAAATTTCATATGTAAAAGAAAATTTGATTAAAAAATCAACTATCATAATTGGAGATGACACATGGATAGGAGCTAATACAACTATATTGCCTGGAGTAAAAATAGGTAAATTTTGTATTATAGGAGCTGGATCTATAGTCACAAAAGATATAGAGGATTTTTCTATAGCAGTAGGGGTTCCAGCAAAAGTCATTAGAAAATTAAAGTTAACATCAAGTAATAAAATGTATAATTATAAATAATACACATATAGGAGATATCTAAAATATATGAAAATAGACGATAAAGATTTAGATAACAAAAAAGAAATTATTAAAAATAGATTTTCACTAAAAAACTTCAATGATTATATTAAATTTCCAAAATATTTTGAAGTAGAAACTGTAAATGCATGCAATGCTCATTGCAAAATGTGCAGTATAGAACATTGGGAAGGATATCAAGATAAAAATAAATTTAAAAGAATTATGAGTGATGATACATGGAGCAAATTTGTACAATGCATAACACCATACTCGAAATGGATAGAAAAAATTTCTTTAACCAAGCTAGGCGAACCTCTGTTGGACTTTAAAATTCAAGATAGAATTAAAGATCTAAAAAAATTAAATATAAAAAATGTAAGTATAACCACAAATGCTTCCCTTCTGAATGAAGACATATCAAAAAAACTTTTAGACTCTGAACTAGATGAATTAAATGTATCTATAGACGGACTAAGCAAAGAAGTATATGAAGCCATAAGAATAGGTCTTAAACATGAAAATGTATATAAAAACACTATTAAATTTATAAACATGAGAGATGGGGGGGGGTATCATACATCTATAAGAATAAGACTAACTCAGCAAGAGCAAAATCTTCATGAAATTGCTGATTGGACAAATTTCTGGAAAAGCAAAACAGATAAAAATGACAAAGTATATACAATGCCTTTACTTACATGGGGAAATAGACTATTTAGTGAAACACAATCAAAAATAGAGTTTATGAGTAACAAAGCATGCAGTTATCTATTTTCTAGTATGTCAATAGACTATGATGGGAGAGTCGTATTGTGCTGTTCTGATTTCAACTCTATATTTGATTTAGGCAATATAAATGAGAAAACAATAAATGAGATCTGGACTAGCAAAAAATATGAAAAAATTAGAGAAATGCATTTAAATAATGAAAGGAATAAAATAAATATATGCAAAGGATGTATGATTTGGGACAAGAGCTACACATCAAATAATACAAATAAAAAGTAAAATCAAAAATATTTTATATGAATAAAAAACTTTGCATAATTTGATATAATTAAAAACTATATATACAATTTATGTTAAATAAAGGTAGATACTTGAAACATTACATATACCCAAATGGTAAAGTTGGGCAAGATATAAAAAGAATACTTGAAAAAACAGGTTTTGATAAAGAATTTATAGAAGTAAATGATGAATTTGTAAAGAATAACCATAAAGAAATGCAAGATGGAATAGTTCTCATATCATCTCAAAAATACTATTTTGATATAGCCAAAAGATGTGCCCAATTTGATCTAAAATATATAAATGGAATAAAATTTGCGGCTGATATTTTGAATAAATTTATACTTACAATTAGCCCTATAAATAAAAATATAGGGGTAATATTAGCGGGTCCCGCCGGAAATAAACACCGAGGAAGTGTACTTAACAACTTAATTAAAGATGGGGGGGGGTATAAACTATTTTTCTTTGCTTCTAGTGAACAACAAATTATCGATTCAAAAGATCAAATACAAAACGAATGGGTGATGTTGCTTTATGAAAGAGAGATATTTAAATACTTAAATTCGCTAAGCTTAGCTATAACTGAATGTGGAGAAACTTTTGCTCCAGGAGTTACAACTTTTTATATAGCTCACACCATATCTTTAGCAGAAAATAATTTTTTAAATCCAAAAATTTATAAATCACAATTTTATAGATATATGATGAACTCCGATTTTATAGTAATTTCATCGAAACAAGACTATGACTATATACAAAATCTCTCAAAAGAAATATTTGGAAGTGAAGATATGTCGCACAAGCTACTTAAGTTTGGAAATCCGAGTTTAGAGCAAAGCATATTATCTTACGGTGATTTCAAAAAAACAGAGAAAAAAACAGTATTATTATCATTCAACATCATTACATACGAAAATCCTAATTCTGTAATCAGACTTATAGATGCTCTTTTGCAAAAAGGTATAGAGGTATATTTTAGACCACATCCTGTTCTAAAAGAACATAGTATTTCAATATATATTAAAAATAAGTATGAAAACGATAAAAATTTTATATTTGATAGTACTGTAAAATTCTCAAATGAACTAAAATCAAAAGTTACGACTATAATATCAGATGTGAGTTCTATGGCTCACACATTTCCACTTACAACACTAAAACCGGCTATCATATATATAGATGAAGAGTCGAATTTTTATCAAAACATAGATAAAATTGTAAGAAATCCCATTCAAATTCATGCCAAAAATCCAAGCGAATGTATTAAATTAATAAACACAATATATAATAATCAAGATCTATTTAAAGACAATATATTATCTTTTAGATCCGAAAATATTTATAACGATATAGACTCTCAAGACGGTACATCTAAAAAAATAGCAAATTTTATAGATGAAATAATAAGACTAAAACATTAAAAAATATATCTATTGAACGATATACTATAAATTTTTAATTGAAATTAAAGTATACTAATATATGGAAAAAAAATTAACACATAGAGTAACTTTATGAAAATTCTTATCATAAAGCTTGGATACTCAGAAACATTTATAGACGACAATTCGCGCGTGGTGAGTTTAGGAGATGTACTAAGAGCAACTCCTATCATAGAAGCACTGCATCAAAAATATGATGATGCAAAGATCAGCTGGCTAACTAGCAAAGAAGCTTTTACGCTTATAAACGGCGCTGAATTTTTAAGCGAAACAATAATTTATAACGATAAATTTAGTGGCGAATTTGATATTGTTATAAATTTAGAGAAATTCGATGAAATTTTTGAGCTGTTAAAACGTATAAAATCTAAACAAATAGTCGGATTTATCAAAGAAAATAGCTGCTTAAATATAAGCCCGAAGAACGATAAAATTTTAAAATATATAAAAGAAAGTGGTAGCTGCAGAGTTTGGCAGGAACTTATATTTGATATGCTTGGTTTAAAATGGCAAAACCAAAAGTATAATCTTGGTTATAAGCCAAAAAATGGTATTTTGCACGAAGTTGGGCTTAATTATTTAGTAGGTAGGAAATGGCCGACAAAAGCTATGAGTTTGATAAAATGGAATGAATTGGCAAATATGCTCAATAAGCTAAATATAAACTTTTCATGGCAAGAAGGAAAAGAAAATTTAAAAGAGTATATTGAATGGATAAATTCATGCGAAACTATCATAACGCAAGATAGCCTTGGAATGCATATAGCTATGGCATTAGACAAAAAAGTAATAGCCCTGTTTGGACCTACAAACTATATGGAAATCTACCCATATGGGCAAACAGATATCATAAATATCGATTGGAGCTATAAAAATCCGAGTATGGATAGTTTGAATTTGCAAGATATTTTAAATTTAATCAAAGGTTAAAAAATGTTTTCTATAGTTATAACTACTTATAATAGATCAAAACTTCTAAAAAGATGTCTAGATAGTATAAAAAATCAGACTTTTAACCAATACGAGGTTTTAATTTTGGATGATTGCTCTAGTGATGATACAAACGAGATGGTTAAAGAATACACAAATAATAGTAAATTTATGTATTTTAAAGCAGAGTCAAACTATGGTAGTAGCAACTTAATATTCAATGAATATATAGTCAAACAAAAGTTAAATAAGTATGAATATATATTGTATATGTCAGATGATGATTTTTTAGATAAAAATTCCCTCTTAGAATCATATAAGCTCATCAATAAATACGAACACATAGATGTAATTTTATGTAAAATATCATTTAATTATGGTGATATAATAGTACAAAGCCCGGATGATAGTTCTACTTCCGAATACTTTGAGTTCAATGATCAAAATTCACATAAGGCATTGTCAAAATATCGCTTTATGTATCATAATAATCTAAACTATAAAACAGACATGTATGATTATAATCAAACAGCAACATATGAAGTGCCATACTATAAAATGTATCAAAATAAAAAAATAGGTTATTCGAAAAATATAATATATATATTTGATATATCAAGTGAAAATAGGGAAAAATATTTAGATATTAAAAATTATATAATGGCTTTAGGCGAACTTTGTTACAGAGAAATTAATTTTATAAGCAATAAAAAAGAAGCTAAAAATACATTTCAATCAAACTTATCACTAAGAATAAACTGTGAAGGAAATTTTCTATCATCATTTGATGCATTTCCAGTAAATGTTGTGGTTGAATATCTTTCTAGATTTATAGATCATGATAATTTTTATGATATTTTGGATAAATTCGCAACATTTATAAAAAATAGCTTTCAACCCTCTTTTGATGAAACATATCATAAATTAAACTCAAAGTTATACACATATAAAGAGAGAAACGATATTATAAAAAATTCAAAAACATTTATGATATATTGCCAAAATGAATGGGGGAAGCAGATAAAAGAGCAATTTATAAAACAAGGTTTGGAATGCTTAGGATTTATAGATGATGCTAATTCTATGAGTTGTGATGAATTTTTGAAAAGCAATTTAGAGCCGGATTTTGTATTTATAGCTACTGGGAAACCCAAACTTATGAGTGATTTAATAGATAATCTGCAACCATACAAAGGTAAAGTTTTAACTCTGCACGAAAAGGATGATTCACTATGAAAAAAACGTTTTCATTTGGAAAAAACTGGCTTAGATATGTAAAATATATATTAAATGAAGATATTATACAAAATGCATCAAATTCATTGACTAAATTTATTTCCAATAGCGAATTTAAAAATAAAATTTTTATAGATATCGGCTGCGGAAGCGGTCTATTTTCACTTTGTGCATTAAGGCTAGGAGCAAAAAAAGTTATAAGTTTCGACATAGACCTTAACTCAGTACAAGCAACAAATTTATGTAAGCAAAAATTTGCTCCTGATAGCACAAATTGGGATATTTTACAAGGATCCATATTGGATTTGAACTTTTTAAAAAAATTAGAATTAATACTAAAAAATGAACAAATTATAATATATTCATGGGGAGTTTTGCATCATACAAATGATCTAAACTCGGCTATGCTGAATGCTGCAAACTTAGCTAAATTGGGGGGGGGGTGGAGTATGGCATACATAGCAATTTATAATAGAACAGAAGCTAGTCCCTTTTGGTTAAAAATAAAAAAATTTTATAATAGTACAAATATAATTATGAAATTCCTTATGGTAAGCGCTTATACAATATTTTTAACATTTGAAGATATCAGAAAAGGACGCGGACTAAATATGAAAGACAAAAGTAGAGGAATGCATAAAATTACAGATGTTATCGACTGGCTGGGCGGATATCCTTATGAACCTGCAACTGCTAATGAGATTAATGATTTTTGGGGTAAACTAGGTTTTGAATGCACAAAATTTACTCCCACAAAATACCATGAGCCGATCTATCCAAAAAGCTTTTTTTATAAATATTTTGTATATCTAAAACAAGTAGGAACCGGCTGCAATGAGTTTGTATTTAAGAGTAAAAATGTGTAGAATAGCAGGCGGTTTTGCTACAGATCTAAAAGACAAGATCAAACAAATTGCCTATGCCTTAAGAAATGGTGGTGAAAATGAAGCTAAGTTTTATTTTGATCAGAATTTTGCACTTTCCCATAATAGATTAGCCATAATAGACCTTAGCCATAGTGCAGATCAACCGGTGCAAAATGAGCGTTTCGTACTCTGTTTTAATGGAGAAATCTACAACTACAAAGAGATCGCGCAAGATCTTGAATTAGACGATAAATTTAAAAATAGCGACACATTAGTTTTACTAGCAGCATATAGCAAATGGGGTAAAAGCTGCCTAGATAAACTTGATGGAATGTTTGCATTTTGTATTTATGATAAATTTAAAAAAAACATATTTATAGCTAGAGACAGACTAGGTGTAAAACCTCTTTATTACTATTTTAAAGATAATAAATTTATATTTGCAAGTGAGCTAAAAGCATTTTTTGCTTATGATAACTTTGATAAAAGCATAGATCAAACAGCTTTCTCACACTACTTAAATTCAGGATATATGCCAAGCGAACAAAGTATTTTTAAATTTATAAAAAAACTACCTCCTGCACATTTTTTGGAGTTTTCAAACACAAAAAAAGAGTTAAAAATCACAAAATACTACGACTTGCAATCTAAATTTAATACTAAAAAAAGTATTGATTTAACTAAATTTGAAAATGAGTTAGAAAGTAGCATCATCTCGCGAACAGTAAGCGACGTTGAGTTTAACTCATTTTTAAGTGGCGGTCTTGATAGCAGTATTACAGCTACAGTGTTAGCTAAAAACGGATTTAAGTTTAAAACTATTTCGGTAGGATTCGAATCTGATAAATTTAATGAGAGCAACTATGCTACGGCAGTTGCAAACAACTTAGGTTTAGAACACATAAATTACACTCTTACTCCAAAAATCGCCAAAGACATAATTCTTCAGCTGCCAAGCGTATATGATGAACCTTTTGGAGATAGCTCGGCGATACCTACTCTATTTTTATGTCAAAAAGCAAGTAGCTTATCAAAGGTTGCACTATCTAGCGATGGTGGAGATGAGATAAACTTCGGTTATACAAGATATGATTTAAATTACCAACGATATAAATTTTATAAAAAATTCTCATTTTTAAAACATATATTTTTAAATTTGCCCTATCCTCTTTTAAAAAAAACATTTGAGCTAAATTCAAAAACATTAGGTATAGATAAATATTACCGTATTAAAGATAGTTTTAAAACCAATAAATTTATGGAATTATATGCTCTTGAATTTAAACATTTTAAAAATGATGAAGCAAAACTTTTAGGAATTTTGGATGAACCCAAACTAAGTAAATTCGAACTAAAAAATTCCTATGAAAGTATGAGTTTTAGTGATATTTCAACCTATTTAAGTGATGATATTTTTGTTAAAACTGATCGAGCGGCAATGAGTGTGAGCTTGGAGGTAAGAGAACCACTTTTGAGTTATAAATTTGTGGATTTTATGATAAAAATAGATCCTAATTTACGTAAAAATAAAGCTTTATTTAAATCATATCTTTTAAAACATCTTCCAAAAGAGCTTGTAATGAGACCAAAAATGGGGTTTGCTCTTCCTATTGAAGAGTGGTTCCATACTGATTTAGGATATCTTTTAGATGATTATTTAACTAATCAAGATGTGTTTGATAAGCAATATATTTTAAATTTGGTTCAAGATTTCAGAGATAAAAAGAGAGTAAATTTTTCTAAAATTTGGCATATTTTACTATTTTTGATGTGGAAAAAAAGGTGGAATGTATGATAAAAAATAAAAACAAAGTACTATTTGTAATTGATCTTATAAAAGGCGGAGGCGGTGCTCAAAAAGTACTAAAAATAGCTATGCAAATACTCAAAAAAAATGGATTTGAAGCTGAACTCATAGTACTCAAACGCTCAAATGATGAGCTTGATTTTAGTGAATTTAGGGTACATTACATACTAAATGAGGATGATAAATTACTTCCTAATTCATTTATTATCTTAGAAAACTTAAGAAATTTGATGCGCGAATTCGATATAGTTTGTACATTTATAGATTTTATTACAACTTATTATGTTGCATTGGCTATTGAATTAAACCGTTTTTGCGCTAGCAAAAACGCAAATGCGAAGCAAGCTCTTGATTCAAGAGAGCTTGTTACGCACAAAACAGACCAAAAACTGATCTGTTTTGTGCGTAACAAGCTCTCTTTCTTATCTCAAAATTTTAATTTAAAAGAGCTAAATTTAGACTTAGCTAAGTTTAGTCTTTCTAAGGCAGATAAAGTAGTAGCAAACAGTATTGAATGTCAAAAAGAACTGCTTGAGTTTGGAATAAAAAATCCGTTACTAATAAATAATCCTATAGTACTACCAAAAAATATAGAAAATAATATGAATTTAGATGAAAATTACGCTTTAGCGATAGGAAGACTCAGCAAGGAAAAAGATTACGAAACTATGATAAAAGCATTTAAAAAAGCAAACTGTAAAGATCTAAAATTGATAATTCTTGGAGAAGGAGATCTAAAAAAT is from Campylobacter fetus subsp. testudinum 03-427 and encodes:
- a CDS encoding glycosyltransferase, family 1 (Pfam match to PF00534.16 Glycos_transf_1), yielding MIKNKNKVLFVIDLIKGGGGAQKVLKIAMQILKKNGFEAELIVLKRSNDELDFSEFRVHYILNEDDKLLPNSFIILENLRNLMREFDIVCTFIDFITTYYVALAIELNRFCASKNANAKQALDSRELVTHKTDQKLICFVRNKLSFLSQNFNLKELNLDLAKFSLSKADKVVANSIECQKELLEFGIKNPLLINNPIVLPKNIENNMNLDENYALAIGRLSKEKDYETMIKAFKKANCKDLKLIILGEGDLKNSLLKLAKGANIEFLGYKKDVMTYLKNAKFFIQTSLFEGSSNSILESYALGIPAILSDIPQNREIYNLDAYYVPCKDIVGLSESIKKLNENPTKFNPNLTKFSIKNFEKTLLRIFK